Proteins from a genomic interval of Lycium ferocissimum isolate CSIRO_LF1 chromosome 2, AGI_CSIRO_Lferr_CH_V1, whole genome shotgun sequence:
- the LOC132042526 gene encoding phospho-N-acetylmuramoyl-pentapeptide-transferase homolog yields MVVMRSHKSCVSNLDLNSGFYRLGYSQNRKGCLNLKFERLLINFNNPHYLQLSSHLHLKIYRSSARRYGFCLPRRLLKVRAMDEDVGVSSLHDWGDNNGAMEYRLSSSEGEDSDGDIILQPITDVDLPTPKEQLYPSDNSITGAAHQLSMLGRAYKRKMIKYGILNNIGLIMFSTVLLSLVDCCAWKIVRLPLAPLYLMRPFLISAVAVSCVGYVCVPLFRSLKLQSVIRQEGPARHSSKKGTPTMGGLYFIPIGVIVSAIIVGFSSLEVLGASAATLTFAAIGLLDDLISMRNNNVGLSARFRIILEVAAGTFFSFWLYASDISSPYSMKTVVPLPAPLGLICLGRLYPFLTSFCFVSMANGINLTDGLDGLAGGTATLAFIAMSIAVLPICSELSIFGASMAGACAGFLLHNRYKASIFMGDTGALALGAALASMAACTGMFFPLFISSGVFVLEALSVILQISFFKTTKYFRGTGRRLFQMAPLHYHLELCGVKEPVIVAGAYVFSCILALSAGYVGLTSV; encoded by the exons ATGGTAGTCATGCGATCTCACAAGtcttgtgtttcaaatttagatttGAATTCTGGTTTTTATCGACTTGGGTATTCTCAAAATCGAAAAGGGTGTCTGAATCTGAAATTTGAGCGTTTATTGATCAACTTTAATAATCCTCATTATCTCCAATTAAGCTCTCATTTACATTTGAAG ATTTACAGATCAAGTGCTAGGCGTTATGGGTTCTGTTTGCCTCGTAGGCTTCTTAAAGTTCGAGCAATGGATGAG GATGTGGGGGTCTCTTCACTTCATGACTGGGGAGACAATAATGGAGCAATGGAATataggttatcatcaagtgaagGTGAAGACAGTGATGGTGATATTATACTACAGCCAATCACGGATGTTGATTTGCCTACACCCAAGGAGCAGCTTTATCCTTCTGACAACTCCATAACAGGAGCTGCTCACCAGCTATCAATGCTTGGCAGAGCATACAAGAGAAAAAT GATAAAATATGGCATTCTAAACAACATTGGTCTAATAATGTTCTCGACGGTGCTTCTCTCTCTTGTTGATTGTTGCGCATGGAAAATTGTTAGACTGCCCCTGGCTCCACTTTACCTGATGCGTCCCTTTCTCATCTCTGCAGTGGCAGTGTCTTGTGTAGGTTATGTCTGTGTCCCGTTATTTCGTAGTTTAAAACTCCAATCTGTAATCAGGCAGGAGGGGCCTGCTCGGCACTCTAGTAAGAAAGGAACTCCTACTATGGGCGGATTGTATTTTATCCCAATTGGAGTAATTGTTTCTGCAATTATtgttggtttttcttctctggAAGTTCTCGGAGCATCTGCAGCTACGTTAACTTTTGCAGCAATTGGATTACTTGATGATTTGATAAGTATGAGGAATAATAATGTTGGCTTATCCGCTCGATTTCGAATCATATTGGAG GTAGCTGCTGGGACATTTTTCTCCTTTTGGCTGTATGCGTCGGACATATCATCGCCCTACAGCAT GAAAACAGTGGTTCCCCTACCCGCGCCTCTTGGGCTCATATGCCTTGGAAGACTCTATCCTTTTTTAACTTCATTTTGCTTCGTTTCCATGGCTAATGGTATTAATCTTACTGATGGTCTCGACGGATTGGCTGGAGGAACTGCCACATTAGCGTTCATTGCGATGTCTATTGCAGTGCTTCCTATATGTTCTG AGCTTTCCATATTTGGAGCATCTATGGCTGGAGCCTGTGCAGGTTTTCTTCTGCACAACCGGTACAAAGCATCAATATTTATGGGGGATACAGGAGCCTTAGCCTTAGGGGCTGCACTAGCTTCTATGGCTGCTTGTACTGGGATGTTTTTTCCATTGTTCATTTCATCTGGTGTTTTTGTCCTGGAAGCATTATCAGTTATACTGCAG ATTTCCTTCTTCAAGACAACAAAATATTTTCGAGGAACCGGACGTCGCTTGTTTCAAATGGCTCCATTACATTACCACCTTGAATTATGTGGAGTAAAAGAACCTGTCATTGTTGCTGGTGCATATgttttttcttgcattttagCCTTGAGTGCCGGATATGTTGGACTCACTTCAGTATAA
- the LOC132042517 gene encoding la-related protein 6A isoform X2 — translation MEVDGEGVVVVPSPPHDDGDDHPHLSPVGSPDSDHLSQPSDQLHPQVTPTVLTDDLRIKIVKQVEYYFSDENLPTDKFLLKYVTRDKEGFVPVKVIASFRKVKKLTRETSIISAALRESSFLVCTVLVENLPEDRSVDNLRRIFGQAGNVKHITIRDPHTERDPRKCTTAEKLLSGKLHALVEYSTVEAAEKAVAILNDEQDWRFGLRVKLLMKTNKPGQSKKGWRDQDSDRNNNIQASDLAVNEENHSSEHRVDSQDEEEGDLLSKGTIVEHAQVEKNGPRVPTRNRGRGRRNKRGIHGHGHGTTTSSHAVEPSKPPPGPKMPDGTRGFTMGRGRPLSSSPS, via the exons atgGAAGTTGACGGTGAAGGAGTAGTAGTAGTTCCATCTCCACCgcatgatgatggtgatgatcaTCCTCATTTATCACCCGTTGGATCGCCTGACTCTGATCATCTTTCTCAGCCGTCTGATCAACTCCATCCCCAAGTCACACCCACTGTTCTCACCGATGATCTTCGTATCAAGATCGTCAAGCAG GTTGAGTATTACTTCAGCGATGAAAATTTACCTACTGACAAGTTTCTGCTGAAGTATGTGACTAGAGACAAGGAAGGGTTTG TCCCGGTGAAAGTAATTGCTTCTTTTAGAAAAGTCAAGAAGCTTACGAGGGAGACATCAATAATATCGGCTGCACTTAGGGAATCTTCTTTTCTT GTTTGTACCGTGTTGGTGGAAAATCTACCTGAGGATCGTTCCGTGGATAACCTTAGGCGCATATTTGGCCAGGCTGGGAA TGTAAAGCATATTACCATCCGTGATCCACACACTGAAAGAGATCCCCGAAAATGCACTACTGCTGAGAAGCTGCTCAGTGGAAAG TTGCATGCTCTTGTGGAATATAGCACAGTGGAAGCTGCTGAAAAAGCT GTGGCCATTTTGAATGATGAACAGGATTGGAGATTTGGCTTGCGAGTCAAGCTTCTCATGAAAACA AACAAGCCTGGCCAAAGTAAGAAAGGCTGGAGAGATCAAGATTCCGATAGGAATAACAATATCCAAGCATCTGATCTGGCAGTTAATGAAGAAAACCATTCAAGCGAACATCGCGTTGATTCACAAGATGAAGAG GAAGGAGATCTTCTATCAAAAGGGACCATTGTGGAGCATGCACAAGTGGAGAAAAATGGGCCCAGGGTGCCAACCAGAAACCGAGGTCGTGGAAGGAGAAACAAGCGTGGCATACATGGACATG GCCATGGAACTACTACTTCCAGTCATGCGGTTGAACCATCGAAACCTCCTCCTGGTCCAAAAATGCCTGACGGAACCAGAGGATTTACTATGGGACGAGGCCGGCCACTTTCTTCATCTCCAAGCTAA
- the LOC132042517 gene encoding la-related protein 6A isoform X1, which yields MEVDGEGVVVVPSPPHDDGDDHPHLSPVGSPDSDHLSQPSDQLHPQVTPTVLTDDLRIKIVKQVEYYFSDENLPTDKFLLKYVTRDKEGFVPVKVIASFRKVKKLTRETSIISAALRESSFLVVSPDGGKVKRLHPLPLSEIKDPKVCTVLVENLPEDRSVDNLRRIFGQAGNVKHITIRDPHTERDPRKCTTAEKLLSGKLHALVEYSTVEAAEKAVAILNDEQDWRFGLRVKLLMKTNKPGQSKKGWRDQDSDRNNNIQASDLAVNEENHSSEHRVDSQDEEEGDLLSKGTIVEHAQVEKNGPRVPTRNRGRGRRNKRGIHGHGHGTTTSSHAVEPSKPPPGPKMPDGTRGFTMGRGRPLSSSPS from the exons atgGAAGTTGACGGTGAAGGAGTAGTAGTAGTTCCATCTCCACCgcatgatgatggtgatgatcaTCCTCATTTATCACCCGTTGGATCGCCTGACTCTGATCATCTTTCTCAGCCGTCTGATCAACTCCATCCCCAAGTCACACCCACTGTTCTCACCGATGATCTTCGTATCAAGATCGTCAAGCAG GTTGAGTATTACTTCAGCGATGAAAATTTACCTACTGACAAGTTTCTGCTGAAGTATGTGACTAGAGACAAGGAAGGGTTTG TCCCGGTGAAAGTAATTGCTTCTTTTAGAAAAGTCAAGAAGCTTACGAGGGAGACATCAATAATATCGGCTGCACTTAGGGAATCTTCTTTTCTT GTTGTAAGTCCTGATGGTGGAAAGGTGAAGCGACTTCATCCTCTTCCATTAAGTGAGATTAAAGATCCCAAG GTTTGTACCGTGTTGGTGGAAAATCTACCTGAGGATCGTTCCGTGGATAACCTTAGGCGCATATTTGGCCAGGCTGGGAA TGTAAAGCATATTACCATCCGTGATCCACACACTGAAAGAGATCCCCGAAAATGCACTACTGCTGAGAAGCTGCTCAGTGGAAAG TTGCATGCTCTTGTGGAATATAGCACAGTGGAAGCTGCTGAAAAAGCT GTGGCCATTTTGAATGATGAACAGGATTGGAGATTTGGCTTGCGAGTCAAGCTTCTCATGAAAACA AACAAGCCTGGCCAAAGTAAGAAAGGCTGGAGAGATCAAGATTCCGATAGGAATAACAATATCCAAGCATCTGATCTGGCAGTTAATGAAGAAAACCATTCAAGCGAACATCGCGTTGATTCACAAGATGAAGAG GAAGGAGATCTTCTATCAAAAGGGACCATTGTGGAGCATGCACAAGTGGAGAAAAATGGGCCCAGGGTGCCAACCAGAAACCGAGGTCGTGGAAGGAGAAACAAGCGTGGCATACATGGACATG GCCATGGAACTACTACTTCCAGTCATGCGGTTGAACCATCGAAACCTCCTCCTGGTCCAAAAATGCCTGACGGAACCAGAGGATTTACTATGGGACGAGGCCGGCCACTTTCTTCATCTCCAAGCTAA